A region of Mycoplasmopsis bovirhinis DNA encodes the following proteins:
- the frr gene encoding ribosome recycling factor, which translates to MELDLYTLDFEENAEKPINHFKFEMSKISTGRANPQIIKGIKINYYESLTALEELSHISIPEPQQLLIKPYDQTSTKDIYKALEKANLGVMPIDEGNQVRLTFPTLTTERRKELIKNLGKISEAAKVGVRNARQNVNKNIKADEELSEDEQKLYLDKIQKLVDEYIEKITLLTKEKESELMNK; encoded by the coding sequence ATGGAATTAGATTTATATACTTTAGATTTTGAAGAAAATGCTGAAAAACCAATTAATCATTTTAAATTCGAAATGTCAAAAATTTCAACAGGAAGAGCTAATCCACAGATTATTAAAGGAATTAAAATTAATTATTATGAATCTTTAACTGCTTTAGAAGAATTATCACATATTAGTATTCCTGAGCCACAACAGTTATTAATTAAACCTTATGATCAAACATCTACAAAAGATATTTATAAAGCTTTAGAAAAAGCTAATTTAGGGGTTATGCCTATTGACGAAGGTAACCAAGTCAGATTAACTTTTCCAACTTTAACAACAGAACGTAGAAAAGAACTAATTAAGAATTTAGGTAAAATATCTGAAGCAGCAAAAGTAGGTGTTCGAAATGCAAGGCAAAACGTTAATAAAAACATTAAAGCTGATGAAGAACTTTCTGAAGATGAACAAAAATTATATTTAGATAAAATTCAAAAACTAGTTGATGAATATATTGAAAAAATTACTTTATTGACAAAAGAAAAAGAATCTGAATTAATGAATAAATAA
- the pyrH gene encoding UMP kinase, translated as MRKYKRILIKLSGEGFANKEKHLAIDNELVTKIALQLKEIVSRGVQVSIVIGGGNFWRGASAEKNGIPRNRADYIGMLATIMNGLALRSGFELVGLKSRVQSSLTLDPKIAENYVNEKTIKYLQDGEVVIFVGGTGRPFFTTDTASTLYAAEIGAEVILMGKNGTDGVYDSDPKTNTNAKRFDKITYDQILENKLQVMDLTATSMARDNNIDLIIFNLLEENSILRVLDSSIKHTEVTK; from the coding sequence ATGAGAAAATACAAAAGAATTTTAATCAAACTTTCTGGTGAAGGCTTTGCTAATAAAGAAAAACATTTAGCAATTGATAACGAATTAGTAACAAAAATAGCACTGCAATTAAAAGAAATAGTAAGCCGTGGAGTTCAAGTTTCGATTGTAATTGGTGGCGGAAACTTTTGAAGAGGAGCATCCGCTGAAAAAAATGGTATTCCAAGAAATCGTGCTGATTATATTGGGATGCTTGCAACCATTATGAATGGTTTAGCTTTAAGAAGTGGTTTTGAACTTGTAGGACTTAAATCAAGGGTTCAAAGTTCATTAACCTTAGATCCTAAGATTGCAGAAAACTACGTTAATGAAAAAACCATTAAATATTTACAAGACGGTGAAGTTGTTATTTTTGTCGGGGGTACAGGACGTCCTTTTTTTACAACTGATACAGCTTCAACCCTTTACGCAGCTGAAATAGGAGCAGAAGTAATTTTAATGGGTAAAAATGGCACAGATGGAGTTTATGACTCAGACCCAAAAACTAATACAAATGCTAAAAGATTTGACAAAATTACATATGATCAAATTTTAGAAAATAAACTACAAGTGATGGATTTAACTGCAACAAGTATGGCAAGAGACAATAACATAGATTTAATTATTTTCAATTTATTAGAAGAAAATTCAATTTTAAGAGTCTTAGACTCTTCAATTAAACATACAGAGGTAACGAAGTAA